A single genomic interval of Nitrososphaerales archaeon harbors:
- a CDS encoding Fic family protein, protein MWPDRPKQEIAETLGVAEAVEYIRNTSEHVSILLIKELHKIVFGNSKEFAGKFRQKGVEVSVVDPLGNVVHRGAPSTQVVPLLRRLVRWYEANKGSYQPLVLAAVVHNQFEAIHPFKDGNGRVGRLLLINVLLKHGLPPVNIDLRNRGQYYHALKEYQVRGDIRPTIELLLKEYGRLRGIVE, encoded by the coding sequence ATGTGGCCTGACCGGCCGAAACAAGAGATAGCCGAAACCTTAGGCGTCGCGGAAGCGGTGGAATACATTCGGAACACCTCGGAACACGTTTCGATTCTTCTCATCAAAGAGCTACACAAAATCGTGTTCGGGAATTCGAAGGAGTTTGCCGGGAAATTCAGACAGAAGGGCGTAGAGGTTTCTGTCGTTGACCCACTCGGCAACGTTGTCCACAGGGGAGCTCCTTCGACACAGGTCGTTCCTCTACTCCGGCGACTCGTGAGGTGGTACGAGGCGAACAAGGGCTCCTATCAACCGCTCGTCTTAGCGGCCGTGGTCCATAACCAGTTCGAGGCCATTCATCCTTTCAAAGACGGTAACGGAAGGGTCGGCAGACTCCTACTGATCAACGTCTTACTCAAACATGGTCTCCCGCCGGTGAACATCGACCTGCGGAACCGTGGGCAGTACTATCATGCGTTGAAGGAGTATCAGGTGAGGGGAGACATCAGACCAACAATCGAACTGTTGTTGAAAGAGTACGGAAGGCTCAGGGGCATCGTGGAATGA
- a CDS encoding class I SAM-dependent methyltransferase, with protein sequence MYRLGPEDYQSDRYIRKILRLARASKGDVFYDLGCGRGRLCIAAVTEFGLKKAVGIELHKGRAAKTTESIQELGLADRIEIRNEDFMESDLDDATVVYSGLGEIEEDVEFFERKLRTGCRLVSLFLPLVGVLPTAADYPFYLMEMPFRKTRDVSLWMSRVLFRKASMDEFYRELDTDREYRYDKRTFKRMMKERFPSL encoded by the coding sequence ATGTACCGGCTGGGTCCCGAAGACTATCAAAGCGACAGATATATTCGGAAAATACTGCGTCTCGCGCGGGCGTCGAAGGGGGATGTATTCTATGACCTCGGATGCGGGCGAGGTCGGCTCTGCATTGCTGCAGTTACTGAGTTTGGCTTGAAAAAGGCAGTTGGAATCGAGCTACACAAGGGTCGGGCGGCCAAGACGACAGAATCCATTCAAGAACTGGGATTGGCCGACCGGATAGAAATCCGGAATGAGGACTTCATGGAGTCGGACCTGGATGATGCAACGGTCGTGTATTCAGGTCTTGGGGAGATTGAAGAGGACGTCGAATTTTTCGAGAGGAAACTGAGGACCGGCTGCAGGCTTGTCAGCCTTTTCCTCCCTCTCGTCGGAGTCCTGCCGACGGCAGCGGATTATCCTTTCTATCTCATGGAGATGCCCTTCCGGAAGACGAGGGATGTTTCTCTCTGGATGTCAAGAGTACTCTTCAGGAAGGCCTCGATGGACGAATTTTACCGAGAGCTGGACACGGATAGAGAATATCGTTATGACAAGCGAACTTTCAAGCGCATGATGAAAGAAAGGTTCCCAAGTCTGTAA